A window of Primulina tabacum isolate GXHZ01 chromosome 4, ASM2559414v2, whole genome shotgun sequence contains these coding sequences:
- the LOC142542325 gene encoding calmodulin-binding protein 60 A-like isoform X1 → MSQKRPQRGEGCSSDDLRPRKLPSFKRVVLDALNLHRFQQLTEPVLEPLIRRVVKEEVDLALRKYSTNMKRNCVTNTHCSESRTLQFLNAISIPVFTGTRIEGEGCNNLAVALFDAHTGKVVSCGPESSGKVEIVVLEGDFDGDEGDNWTSEDFKNNIVREREGKKSLLTGDTFVILKDGIAPIEDISLTDNSSWTRSRKFRLGARLIENTGGARVKEAKSEAFIVRDHRGELYKKHHPPSLSDEVWRLEKIGKDGAFHKRLRKERVNTVQDFLCLLFLDPTRLRSILGSGMPPKMWDVMVEHARTCVLDKKLYLYDASQSQQQNGVVFNLVGQVMGTFSNGQYISADNLSESEKADARELVISAFKDKENILVFYDESSLNTHASSSCLSTGASFQSLSLEDSYLRELISQRIDESTYSLQNLSSPDFMQSVYNIHYPQGVEPMEIGIGQNSSFPNQETGSLIYNTDSMAGAFRENVHTQFGGTDFSLQGSGIELSSDLRSCMDALLPASAVPVDQTQSRWNILLSLLRWRFSIRRMVARKNRVRDRPEMMLDVDTTVI, encoded by the exons AGTGGTGCTAGATGCATTGAATTTGCACAGATTCCAACAGCTAACCGAGCCGGTTCTGGAGCCTTTGATTCGTCGAGTT GTGAAAGAGGAAGTGGATTTAGCTTTAAGAAAATACTCAACCAATATGAAACG GAATTGTGTGACAAACACACACTGTTCTGAATCAAGGACTTTGCAGTTTTTAAACGCTATATCCATTCCTGTGTTTACCGGGACTCGAATCGAAGGAGAAGGGTGCAACAATCTGGCTGTAGCTTTATTTGATGCTCATACAGGGAAAGTTGTTTCGTGTGGCCCTGAATCATCTGGAAAAGTTGAAATTGTGGTTCTTGAGGGAGATTTTGATGGCGATGAAGGTGACAATTGGACTTCTGAAGATTTCAAGAATAATATAGTGAGAGAAAGAGAAGGCAAAAAATCCCTTCTGACGGGGGACACTTTTGTGATTCTTAAAGATGGTATTGCTCCAATTGAAGATATCTCGCTTACAGATAATTCGAGCTGGACAAGAAGTCGTAAATTCAGGTTGGGAGCTAGACTTATTGAAAATACAGGTGGTGCAAGAGTAAAGGAAGCAAAATCAGAAGCCTTTATTGTAAGAGATCATCGTGGAGAAT TGTACAAGAAACATCACCCTCCATCTCTTTCTGACGAAGTATGGCGTCTTGAAAAAATTGGCAAAGACGGCGCTTTTCACAAGCGGTTACGAAAGGAAAGAGTAAACACTGTGCAGGACTTTCTGTGTTTACTCTTCTTAGATCCCACAAGGCTTCGAAGT ATCCTTGGGTCTGGTATGCCGCCTAAGATGTGGGATGTTATGGTGGAGCATGCTCGAACGTGTGTTCTTGATAAGAAATTATACTTGTACGATGCCTCTCAATCTCAACAACAAAATGGGGTTGTTTTTAATCTAGTTGGGCAAGTGATGGGGACATTTTCGAACGGGCAGTACATATCTGCTGATAACCTGTCTGAATCAGAAAAG GCTGATGCCCGCGAGCTGGTGATCTCTGCATTTAAAGATAAGGAGAATATCCTCGTGTTTTATGATGAATCATCTCTAAATACGCACGCCTCTTCATCGTGCTTATCTACTGGTGCATCATTTCAAAGTTTGTCGTTAGAGGATAGTTACCTTCGAGAACTGATCTCTCAAAGGATTGATGAATCCACCTACTCCCTACAAAATCTGTCATCCCCGGATTTTATGCAGTCGGTATATAACATCCACTATCCACAAGGTGTTGAACCCATGGAAATTGGGATTGGACAAAACTCGAGTTTCCCGAATCAAGAAACTGGTAGCTTAATCTATAACACCGATTCCATGGCTGGAGCATTCCGTGAAAACGTGCATACACAGTTCGGTGGGACAGATTTCTCGCTCCAGGGTTCAGGCATTGAACTATCATCTGATTTACGTAGTTGCATGGATGCATTGTTGCCTGCTTCGGCAGTTCCTGTCGATCAAACTCAAAGCCGGTGGAATATTTTGTTGAGCTTATTGAGATGGAGGTTCTCGATAAGGAGGATGGTGGCCCGAAAAAACCGTGTTCGCGACAGACCCGAGATGATGTTAGATGTGGACACAACTGTTATCTAG
- the LOC142542325 gene encoding calmodulin-binding protein 60 A-like isoform X2 — MSQKRPQRGEGCSSDDLRPRKLPSFKRVVLDALNLHRFQQLTEPVLEPLIRRVVKEEVDLALRKYSTNMKRNCVTNTHCSESRTLQFLNAISIPVFTGTRIEGEGCNNLAVALFDAHTGKVVSCGPESSGKVEIVVLEGDFDGDEGDNWTSEDFKNNIVREREGKKSLLTGDTFVILKDGIAPIEDISLTDNSSWTRSRKFRLGARLIENTGGARVKEAKSEAFIVRDHRGELYKKHHPPSLSDEVWRLEKIGKDGAFHKRLRKERVNTVQDFLCLLFLDPTRLRSILGSGMPPKMWDVMVEHARTCVLDKKLYLYDASQSQQQNGVVFNLVGQVMGTFSNGQYISADNLSESEKAGSPYLLTLLVNVA; from the exons AGTGGTGCTAGATGCATTGAATTTGCACAGATTCCAACAGCTAACCGAGCCGGTTCTGGAGCCTTTGATTCGTCGAGTT GTGAAAGAGGAAGTGGATTTAGCTTTAAGAAAATACTCAACCAATATGAAACG GAATTGTGTGACAAACACACACTGTTCTGAATCAAGGACTTTGCAGTTTTTAAACGCTATATCCATTCCTGTGTTTACCGGGACTCGAATCGAAGGAGAAGGGTGCAACAATCTGGCTGTAGCTTTATTTGATGCTCATACAGGGAAAGTTGTTTCGTGTGGCCCTGAATCATCTGGAAAAGTTGAAATTGTGGTTCTTGAGGGAGATTTTGATGGCGATGAAGGTGACAATTGGACTTCTGAAGATTTCAAGAATAATATAGTGAGAGAAAGAGAAGGCAAAAAATCCCTTCTGACGGGGGACACTTTTGTGATTCTTAAAGATGGTATTGCTCCAATTGAAGATATCTCGCTTACAGATAATTCGAGCTGGACAAGAAGTCGTAAATTCAGGTTGGGAGCTAGACTTATTGAAAATACAGGTGGTGCAAGAGTAAAGGAAGCAAAATCAGAAGCCTTTATTGTAAGAGATCATCGTGGAGAAT TGTACAAGAAACATCACCCTCCATCTCTTTCTGACGAAGTATGGCGTCTTGAAAAAATTGGCAAAGACGGCGCTTTTCACAAGCGGTTACGAAAGGAAAGAGTAAACACTGTGCAGGACTTTCTGTGTTTACTCTTCTTAGATCCCACAAGGCTTCGAAGT ATCCTTGGGTCTGGTATGCCGCCTAAGATGTGGGATGTTATGGTGGAGCATGCTCGAACGTGTGTTCTTGATAAGAAATTATACTTGTACGATGCCTCTCAATCTCAACAACAAAATGGGGTTGTTTTTAATCTAGTTGGGCAAGTGATGGGGACATTTTCGAACGGGCAGTACATATCTGCTGATAACCTGTCTGAATCAGAAAAGGCAGGATCCCCGTACCTTTTAACCTTGTTGGTTAATGTTGCATAG